ACATAAGGAAAAAGCTTGTTACCTGCATGATGCGCACATAAGCAGCTTGATGGACTTCCTGATCCTTCACCACcttcttttttaaagctgcCAAATTCCTCTCAAGATACTCTCGTTGTCTTGTGTACTCCTTCTGCAAATCTACATCTACCTCTTCAGTCTCCACCTGAGAGGGCACAAAGTTTTGCCTCAATATGCTACCACATAATTTTGCCTCAATATACTGCCACATAAATTCATCTGCAAGGAGAAGGCAAAGGCAACTCACCATGTGAGAAGGTAACTCACCATGTCCAGTTGCTGCACATACTTGGTGTAGAGTTCACGGATCCCATACTTCAGTTTTTTGTAATCCTGAATGAAGCCCACACAATTATGAAGATCCATTTTAAACCGTTTGATCAAAGCTTCCATATTTTGTTTCTGCAAGAATACAGTTAACATTTAATGTAGATACATTCTTATTTGGCTCATCAGAGCACTCTCTCACATGCAATCTTCTAGAAAGTCTAGCAGAACAGGTAAAAGCTCTCATACACTTTTACTTTCCTttagtgttttaaaatacttcattaaaatcaaaacaaacaaacaaacaaaaaaccacaactgaTAGGGCACTGACTCAGGCTTCTGCCTCACTGCTCTGTTAAACCCAGGAAAACCAACAAACGAGAAACTTTTTTAGTATCAAATACATGTAGCTAATCTGGTTTCAGATTTGGAAGTTTTCTGTCACTGTTCCCACTCAACCAGAGAATCTCCTGTTCCCTGGTCCTTGTACACAGTATCCCTGAAGGACCTCTTTGCTCAGATTAAtgcttctgcagtgtttcaTCCCCCCTGTTTCATTGTGCAGGACCTGTGGACTGCTACCTCATACCTTCTGCCTCTCTCTGTGCATGCTGTGATCAGTTGCCTTTAGTTTCTGCTGCAGTTGTGCGATGTTCAGTTTCAAATGTGTGCTCTCCTTCTGGAATCGTTCCAGTTCCCCCTCCATCTGAAAGGAAGCAGGGGGGAAATCAAGATTAAGAGAAGACATTAtgagaaaaacaacacacaacagGAGAACCAGAGACAAGAAACACAGACTTGAGGGAGTAGATCCCTCTTCAGGTAGAATTACATACAACATGAACCAAGACGATTTTGGAACAACACTGCCCTCTGCCAGAGTACAGAGAAAACGCGCAAAAAATGCCCAGCCTATTCAATCCCAGTTTGAGTTATAGGTATTTAAGTGTTGTGATGCCTCTTCATTTCCTTGACTTGGACTGAAGCTGTACTGTTCCACCTGAATAAAAATGGGTGTGCTATAAATTAATagtaaatacaggaaaaatcaAGTACAACGATAAGAACCAACTGATAAACTGAAAAGAAACGAATGAAAAGCTGTGATGACATATGTAgaatacaggggaaaaaagcactAATGCTTCAGCATTTACTGACGTGAGATGGTGACCAGAGAAGAGGCTAAGGCTTTCATCATGATAGTCTGACATGCATATGAAATGTTCATTAGTTATTTAAAAGGCTTTCATTCTGAATAAACAGACTTATGAAAACTAACAGGTCACTGATTAGCTATGGAGAAATCACAGTGAGATCCTATCATGGATAAGTTGCCTCAAAAAAATTTGCTGCAAGCTAATTATGAACACATGGAAAATTTCCATGGATTAGGTGATGAACCTAATTCCTAAATTGGGTTATGTTTGCATAAATCTGTTACTTTGTAAGAGAAGTTCACTCTCTCTTCCTCCACATCAGTAAAGGCAATGTCTTGCAAACTCTGCAGGGTACATGCAGGACAACTACACAAGCATGagatatatttttaagcaaaaattgTATTACTCAAAGTCtagaataaaatactgaaagaggAGCTTAAGTAATTGTATTGATCATTGGTAAAATgtgacacaaaaataaatagcaagtaTTGTgtatagatatttttattagcTGTAAAGATACTGAATCAATGCTGTGTATCCTTGAAAGAAGTTAAGGAACAAAAAGGTCAACCTCCAAGGGACTTGCCTGGTCATCTCTGTATTCAGCCAAAGGGTTTAGCAGCAGAGGCCAAATGACAATGTTACCCACCTCATGGATCTGCTCATTCATCTTTTCGATGTCATTTTCACGTGATTCTATTTGCTTCTTACACTGCTCTATTCTGTGGTCCAGTACAAACTTGAACTTTTCCagttcctgatttttctttttcaggtcaTTTATATGCTTCTCCTGGGAGAAATGTGTAAAGAGTTATGAATCAGCCACAGCACTCTCAAACAGATGATGTACAAACATGGCAGAGGCCAAAACCGTAGTCATAGATCTAATGGAAAACTAGGCTTCATATACTTCACACAGACTGGGTGAGTATGAAGGGGACAAATAATGCAGAGATAATGCGTAATCCTAAACATCCCAGAATGGGGGGTGAGAAACTCAACACTTGAGCTCCCAAAAGCTTAGAATGTCAGTAAAACACTGAGGACTCAAACTAAAGACTGCAAattcttcaaattaaaattgaGCTTCCAGTCATGTGATATTAACACAATActgtcaaaataaatacttgtatTAAATTAAGGGAGGGTGACTTTGATATCAGCCACTTGTCCAGTTTCTCACCTTGTCCTGGATAGTGTTAGCTCTCTCTTCAATTTCTGTCTTCAGCGCCACAATGTCCTTTTCCAGTGACTTAATTACATCTTGCAGCTTCTGCTGTTCCAGTTTCATTTCCTCAATGTCATTGTTTCGTTCCTTGAGCTCTTTCTGTAGGCTGCTCAACTAGAGAGGCAAACAGGTAAGAGTTTAAAAATCTTCAGGAGCTGTGCTCCACTTAACTACCATACTTTCTACGTTACTTTGAAGACAGTGTAGGATAAAGGTTATCAAATTAAGACAGTACAGGATTTAGATATCACTTCGAGAAGAGCATTTAATGTGCTGGTGTCTAAAAGACATCAGAACTTAAGGCAATACCATGATAAAAGACTGTGGGAAGGTAGAGAACCTCTACGCCTCCAAAATAGATACTGAataaacttaaagaaaaaatgcccATCGAACATCCTTAGGCAAATGTAATGCCCAGCTAGTAACAGAGCTAAAAGGTTTTATGCCTCCTTAAAAACTCAAGGagtaagaacaacaaaaaatgatgaTGTGTACAAAACACAAAGTGTATTGCATTAAATGAAGCAGTAGAAGTATTTTTCTAATGTAGTAGTACATTGGAtcttggaaaaatgaaaaggttcATTTCTTTCCCACTATAGGATggataatattattatttatgatttCAAACTACATAAGATACAAAAAGTGTActaaaaataacacacacacatctgtCTATAACTGTATCAACAACACAATCAGAACACTTCTTCACAAATACCCTGAAATATTCAAACTGATATAAAAAGGGATGAATATTCTCATATGAAATGCCAAATATTTACAGACTAAATATTATTAGGCCTTAACATGCCATTAATCATGTTCAATACTTGGCTATAGGTCTCCATGTTACAGGTGTGATCCTATCACAGAATAAGAGATACCCTTTTATTCATGACTCCTATTTCTCCCTTCAGTTGCAGATTTGATTCTTTCTCTTCTACAAGTCGCTTCTCATACTTGATTTTGATATCTAGAATTTCTTGGTCTTCATCTTCTTCAATCTGTTTCCTAATTTCTTCATGTGCTTGAAGCTGCTGCCTTATatcctcctctgcctgcagtTAGGAGAAGTAAATATTAGAGAACACAAAAGTAAGAGATCAATAAAGAGGATAATTCTTTATCTGTAACGGTCCTTCTCCTGGGAGGGCCTATATTTAGTGGATTCTTCAACAACAATATCATTTAAGCTAACAATTTCTTAAGGGattaaaatcactttaaaaactTAAGACAGatacaaaaaaatctgaactgaaAGCATCCAAGTCTTAAGACCACTAcagtattagaaaaaataattatctgaaATCTAGCTCAAATCAGCAAAATTGTCCAGGCAGAAGCAAATGCAAACATgagaaacacttcaaaaaacCTTTTTAAGTTGCTGTTTCTGATGCGTTAATAACcaacaaacattaattaataaCCAATAAGCACTAAGTTTTCCATTGGTCTCTTTATCACTCCCTTCTCATGTTCTTTCCTCTCATTCTTTCCATATTGGTGTTGCAATATAGGGCTGCAATCGGTAATGTTGATGGAATTTATTGGTACTAGATGTATGAGCATCGGTTATCTGGCTACCCTATCTGGCCAAGTCTTTGACCTCAATGTGCAGGAATTTTTTAAGTACTCAGGGTATTCCCCAAATTATGGGGACAGGAACCCCAGAGACTCAGTGTCAGCGGTGATTTCAGCAAATAGGAATTGATCTGTCACAAAATTCACCATTTTAGATATGCTATCTCTTCATTAGAACAAGGTGATTGAATCTTTCTCCAACTGCCGTTAAGTGTATCATCTAACACACATTAAACAGGAATTCTTAGATATAGGAGAAAGAGGCAAATAGAATGCCCAAGGATATTCTCCTTCACAGGTTACTTCCTGAATGTATGAAGCCCAGAAAAAGCTGGTAACTCAGCTGGGGTTTTCCTCATTACTATTCTACTTGTTGACATATTTCCCCAAGGTTACAGGCAGATTAGGATTTGCATGAAGGGAGCCAACTTTCCTTCCTCTAGGGAACATTTCATCACAGTTTGAAATAAACATAGTCAATAATTCAAGCTGTCAATCAAGTTTCCTACCTCTTCCAACAGAACAGTTTTCTCATTAAGTTTTTCCTCATAATACACTGTTAGCTCTTCCACAGtcctgcttttgctttcctccaaATTGTGCAGTTGTTTCTCATATTCCTCCTGCATCCTCTGGGATTTTACTTGCAGCTCCtggtatttctcattttccattaaGAGTTTCTGATTACTTTCAGATTCTGGTAACAGGAAACATATGGAACTGATAAAACTAATAGAAAAGAGAGGTGTATCCTATCCTTTTGCGGTTATCAATGTCTTATTTTCTACTGTCTTTTTGGCAGCTGGTTGCAATAAGTTATACTAGAAGCACCTCATCACTTTCTTCATCAGATATACAGGGGTTTTAGGCTCTGTGGCCATACAAAATTCTACATCAGAAAACCATCTCTTGGGTTTCCTGCTCTTCCTTTTACTTATCGCTTCACTAATAATGCCCATTACAAAGCTGTCATTCACCcttctcagttttgtttctgaatattCCATTGTATCCCTGCTcactgcaacagaaaaaaaaaaaagttctgttccAGCTTGAACAAGTCCAAAACCTGCACCAAAATTTCCTAGTTTGCCATAACAGTAAATGAATAATAGCCACTCTAAGCATTCTCTTGAGAATGTCAACAATGACAGAACTGTAAAAGTACAACTGCTACAGAGGCCTCTCTTATGGGTGGACTTGAGTTTTGGTACTAATTTGCAGTATTTGCTTTATCTTAAGAATCGGGGGTTCAGGTATTTCCATGTTGTGCACCCTGTACATTAATTAGCCTGTTTGCTGAACTGTATGGTATCACTATTATTGTACAATGAGCTATAGTATAAATAAGGAAATTACTAATCTCAGGAACAGAACATAAAAGATACAGTGCCCACATGCACATTCTCTTGCTTGTGCATGCTGTTAAGACAAATATTTGGTTTGTGATAACTGTATGACatacatgcattttttccttgtgctttgcacTCTAGTAATCTCTTCCCATCATGTTAGTTGCTAGCAATCTAATGCAATTCCTTCATATTCTAGTTATAAACATTTAACATCTAACCTAGGTCTTGCATCTCCTTGGCCTGTTTATTCATCAGCTCAGACAGTTGAGACTGGTGTTGCagctcctgtttttctttttctgcctgcaaAATCTggtaaagaataagaaaaataaattttaattctaaattagGCAAAGCAGTGTCCTAATTCTTTGAGTTCTTGCCCATGATGGGGAACACATACACAACAGATTTATGTTTGAAATCTCTCACCAAAAAAGGCAGATAACAGGCATTACAAAAATGAGTTTTCCCAGAGATTAAGTCACTACAACAAATTACAAAACTAAAGGAAAGTAGCCAATGGACTTCACACAATACAAGGCATTGTATAACCCTAATTTAACAAGAAAAGTTTGTAAGCCACAAAAACCTCCACTTCTTTGAGTGTGTCTGTTTGAGGAGAATTTGCAATTCTGCAAATTGCTGTCAAGGTAACAAAACTCAAGCTACTTCCTTTCTCTCTTGGAGCAACTTTGCAATCCTAAAACACTGTCATTCAAACTGAGGCTTGAACACCATTTTCTTGGAATGTTCTACTACCACTACAAGCGACTTAATCTAAAAAAGCAAtaagaattggaaaaaagaaGATGGGTGAGAAATTTCCCAGAAAATCTGGAGAGAACTGCCATGCATACAACTTTTTGACCTTCTTCTCATAACTACTGTATGGGTCTTGCATAAACAGAAATACTTTCTTTGCCTACTGGTTACAAAAACTAGAAAGGCTAGCCCTAAACCTGCCTAAATCTGTCATTCCGTTTAATCTTAACACATACTGATACTCATACAGGAAGTACAACTTCCCTGCCTAGAACTTTTATTCACTTTCAAAGGCATTTGCTTGCAAGCTTATAATCACCAAGCCATAAAAAGTTTCAGTGTAGCTGAGATTAGTAAAACTATAGCCAAGCACTACCTACGAAAAGACCTGAAGAACAGCAGAATAAAACTGGCACAGGTAAAACACAGGTACAGGAATCTATAAGAAGTGAAaaggttttcttctgaaaggtcAAGCTgtacaaaaatgagaaaaaacagaaaggttaAAGCTCTGgttagttaaataaataaataaataagtaatagttaaaaaaaaaaaaaaacacaaaacccaccaaaaccCACCAGAAACACCAAAGAGCCTAAGGATCAACCTGAAAACATTAAAACGAATAATtaaatttctcaaaaaaaaaaaaaaaaaaaaaagaagtagaaacCTGTCAGACTATCTGCAGAACCAAAACAcaagaaagatataaaaggagcacttgaaaatgaaaagacaataaaaataatagaattaaTTAGTAACTTAGCAAGCTTTCACTCTGGAATCCTTTTTTATGTGGAGTCAAAATACTGTTTGAAATGGCTATATAAAACTCAACCAAATAAGTGCTGACAAACCACCAGGACAGAATactattcattaaaaatattgaaaagaacaTACGAATGACAGAATTGAATCATGTGATATACGGTGGACAATCTCTCACTTCAAGCCATCTGACAGTGAAATTGCTATTGCATCACTTGCATTCTAACTTTAAAAAGGGTACAGAAATATCCcaaaataatacaaatgcaATAAATCATAAAGCTGGTGTGTACACCAGACAGATGGACAGAATAGAATTAGTGGACACAGATAAATAAGACACTGGGAATAATTCTTATGGCTTTTGCCTTTCAAGAACATGACCACAGAGAAATCAGTAAGTACATGAACAGGAGAAATCCAGGGAATATATTTTACTCCTGTTTTCAAAAAGCATACAAGACACATCACTGAGTATTCTCAAAAATGCTAAGCAGCCAAAGCATAaagaagaaggcattaagaacaATTTTTGGATCCCGCAGCAGGTGCAACTTGCACTTGATGGAGGTTTTAAAGCACAGTCCCATTTCTACTCAAGGGTGATATAGCTTACTGATCCCTGGTCTTAGGCAGCACTTACTGCAGAAACTGCTGAAACTGTTTTCTCCCAGGCTACCTGGGAGATCTGTTGCTTCCCCTCAGTACCTATAAGATATGTTCATGCTTTACAGATATCAAGAACATCTTTATTGGAAAGgaatatttcacttttcagaTGCCTTATGGCATTCATACATATTTAATGCAAGTTTGAATTTAAcacaaaaagggaaagggaaagatttCTTGGTATTTGGCACTGCATTATAAATCATACCTGGTGTTTCGTTTTAAGGGAGCCTAATTCCTTagtgaaaatgtcttttaattccttcattttttcattatagTTCATGTCCTTGAGACGTAACTGGTAATCATTTTCTGTCTGTAGCTCTTTCACACGAATCTGCAGGTCTAGCATTGCTTGACTCTGTTAGGACATggatgagaaaatatttcttttaatagagAGATTATTTACCCCTAGCAACAACTTATTAAGGATGTTTTATCTATATGCacatatttatgaaaaagaCAGCCTTTGCAGAGAATTTTCAGCAAGACAGACCAAGAAGTTCCAGAAGTAAaattcctttcttattttacaAGATGGTTTATAAAATGCAGTTCCTGACTTTTTCACCACATTAAAACTGTTCACAAGTGATTGGGTGAAGTATTAGAGAAAAGCCTAAACTTTTATCTGCATTTGCTGCAAATACAACACTGTTTGCATATTAACAAGCAGCTGCAGCTACTTGCTGTAGCCTCTTCTTATGAAGAAAGTCATGAAAACCCTCCTAGACAAATAAGCATTGCTAGTCacaaaaatcttgaaaatgtaATTCATAAGCTGTAGACCAGGAATTCTATGGTTCATATGCACAGGTTGCTCCTCCTACCTTCTCTTCTATATCTGATCTCATGATCAGCACTTCCTCAGCATATTCCACTTCCTTTTCCCGTTTCAGTACCCCACCTTCCTTGTCATACACCTTCCAGATCAATATAGAGCCATCCTCTGAGGCAGTCAGCAGAAATTGGTCATCGTTCGTTACAGACATCttagaagaaagagaaagtaaaatagtcgagatttttatttctaaagacaGGACTTCTGTGAATGCTCTAATCTCCATTATCCACATGCAGGCTCAGACTTAGTTTTAACGTATTATGCTATGAAATGGGAAGGACAATCAATGCTAAATGAGACGTGCAACTGGCACAGTAGGGAAAAGAATGTATTCCATGTTACCTTTGTAACAGCACCTGCATGGGCCTGATACTCATTGAAATCCCTGCGCAAAGGCAAGGGGTACTTCATAGCTCGAATTGTCCCCAGAGATGTACCAACAAATACCATGTTCTTGGAATGAGAAACAGCTACTGCAGTATAGTCAACATCAAAAGCAGGCACTTCATGCTGGATCTAAAAAAGagtaacaaaaaacaaaacaaccaaaacatacagaaaaacacCACGTTACATTAAGTTCCCCCAAATTATTTGATTACTTATTACATGAGCAATTGTCATATCACTGCCTGCAGCAAATTAAGCAGTTTAAAGAATCTACATGcctatagaaaaacaaacaaacaaacattaacaGTAATTAGTATTAAGCTTTATGCACATGTGCACTCTTAAAATTTTAAGCCAAGTTCCATAAATCaatctcttctgaaaaatgtaatgtttaCCATGTACAATTTAATATTGTTctggatttaaaatatatatatatgcatgtagcCTACAGAGGTAGATCCAATACCCTGATATTTCAGCAAAACAGTCGATACCATATTGCAAAGTTAGTACATTAGTGGGGTTAGAAGATTTCTGGGTAAATCCAAGTAAGGTTATAAAGATGCAAAACTACAACAGAATCTCAGGTTTCAGGATAAAGGACATAAGAACACAAGAAAAGTGTCACTAAATACTGCAGCTATCAAAAAATCACTGATTTCTACTTACCAAACAGATAAGAAAACCTAAGCACTAGCACCCTCCCCAGAGAACTTAGTTAACATCCAGAGCACATGTTAGCTCACCGAAGACTCTGAAATTTCTTTGAGAGTTTGGTCTGATCCAACAGCAAAGATGATTTTGGcatcagaagaaagagaaatgctgctgtaGATGCAGGACCTGAGCACACACTCCGTCTCCCTTTTACCTGTCGATAAATTCCACTCATACACAGCACCGTGTGTGTCACAGGAGACAAATTTTGCATCATCTGCACTCCATTTTACTGCACGTATctggcaaaagcaaaacaaaccaaggaCCCCAATGTGCAAATTATACAGTAGAGAGTCATTTTACTGGTAAAACCACGACAACTTTGGAACCACATTTCTAAGTTTTACTTACGTAGCTTAGGTACATTTCAGATAATTCCATTTCAGCATTCAAAAAGAATCAATACAAATTACCTCATGGCCACACTAACAGAAAAAGCTCATTTCTGTAATAAGCAGTACATTTTATCTTTATAATTTACTGTTGGGATATTTCCCCTAGTTCAGCTATCTGCAAATCATTCTCATTTAACTTAAGAACTGACTCTCTAGATGTATGTAGTGAACACATACACTAAGTAGTGAAATTGACTTTTGTATTCCTTGTTCTAATTTTTGTGTCACAGGGTGTACTTCACCTTTTCAAAATGCATCTTATGAACTAGTCCACGCTTTAATGAGTTGTACTGTTCAGGATTTGTTTACTGACCTTCCCACTGTGTCCTTTTAGATTATTAGTATTCTCAAAGGTGATGCTGGAATAAATTTGAATCACATTTCCATTAGCTGCAGCAAAAAGATGGCCTCCATTACTGAATGAGCACTACAAAAAGAATATAGCCAACTGTTACTGTAGATGCAGTGGATATAAAAATTCATGCATTGAATTCCAATGACATCATGTAACATCTGAATGCTACGTAAGGAGCATAATCAGCCTCTTACCACTTTCTTAGTTGGTGCTTTCCCCTGTAAAATCCAATCCtctaacatttctgaaatgaccCCTTCAGTGGTTCCCAAGCCCACAGCTACACATGGTTCCCTGGGCTCCTTTTCCCGTAGTCAGAAaccttttctctctgccttgATATCCTAACTCCTACTAGGATCTAACAGACAGGATGCTatcttctgtcattttttttcacccctctgctccctgtaACTCCCCAGTTTCATTCTTGCATCATTCCTTACCTCTTCACACCTTCTCACAGCAAACTCCTTGATAACATGCATGTCCTCGTATAGTAGACTTAGAAATCGTAGTTTGTCAGAAAACCCAACCAAACAGAAAAGGCCAGTGGGGTGAAGTGATACTGCGTGTGCCTCCTCCTGAAATTCCTTATACAGCTCCAAAGTGCTGAAAGACAAAACCACTGTGCAGTATGGAACAGTACAAAATCCC
The sequence above is drawn from the Anas acuta chromosome 8, bAnaAcu1.1, whole genome shotgun sequence genome and encodes:
- the CFAP57 gene encoding cilia- and flagella-associated protein 57 isoform X1, which translates into the protein MAAAVAEPVAVFGCRPGVGGGVCFVGEREVLHAAGTGCARLHTEHGQQAFFPGREKSRGVQALAVSPDRRFLAVSETAAEEPVLTVYELVAGQPPRRRRVLTAAELPAREAPVSLAFSPDCRGLAAATGPPEVLLAFWLWDKRRLLATVRLQAPGGGCQVSFSPQDNARICITGNGFFKLFKYSEGTLKQMNLQKGKPQNYLCHAWLSEEEVVCGTDTGKLMLFENGELCWQTNIEYRKPPKKEGSTTTKEYERYSEASCELASEDNGSQQDPVPQISAVAAYSKGFACSCSPGVVLLFEKTEEKEVYKESQEIWVPQDLFTTVPKQSRGQDITCICFSPSEETMVVNTNKNQLYIFTMPSTDLLKEQSSHFAYLHFPLHSASITGLDICIRRPIVATCSLDRSVRIWNYKTNTLELYKEFQEEAHAVSLHPTGLFCLVGFSDKLRFLSLLYEDMHVIKEFAVRRCEECSFSNGGHLFAAANGNVIQIYSSITFENTNNLKGHSGKIRAVKWSADDAKFVSCDTHGAVYEWNLSTGKRETECVLRSCIYSSISLSSDAKIIFAVGSDQTLKEISESSIQHEVPAFDVDYTAVAVSHSKNMVFVGTSLGTIRAMKYPLPLRRDFNEYQAHAGAVTKMSVTNDDQFLLTASEDGSILIWKVYDKEGGVLKREKEVEYAEEVLIMRSDIEEKSQAMLDLQIRVKELQTENDYQLRLKDMNYNEKMKELKDIFTKELGSLKTKHQILQAEKEKQELQHQSQLSELMNKQAKEMQDLESESNQKLLMENEKYQELQVKSQRMQEEYEKQLHNLEESKSRTVEELTVYYEEKLNEKTVLLEEAEEDIRQQLQAHEEIRKQIEEDEDQEILDIKIKYEKRLVEEKESNLQLKGEIGVMNKRLSSLQKELKERNNDIEEMKLEQQKLQDVIKSLEKDIVALKTEIEERANTIQDKEKHINDLKKKNQELEKFKFVLDHRIEQCKKQIESRENDIEKMNEQIHEMEGELERFQKESTHLKLNIAQLQQKLKATDHSMHRERQKKQNMEALIKRFKMDLHNCVGFIQDYKKLKYGIRELYTKYVQQLDMVETEEVDVDLQKEYTRQREYLERNLAALKKKVVKDQEVHQAAYVRIMQENVSLIKEINDLRQELKAAYTQVHDLQSTLRLTKKKQAIHDPAPSSELLSSPAVLRLNAQKENEKIIEMQQLEIQYLRDQIKEKGQSLAGQPLLDGMFPKLNLERSHKTQQQ
- the CFAP57 gene encoding cilia- and flagella-associated protein 57 isoform X2 encodes the protein MAAAVAEPVAVFGCRPGVGGGVCFVGEREVLHAAGTGCARLHTEHGQQAFFPGREKSRGVQALAVSPDRRFLAVSETAAEEPVLTVYELVAGQPPRRRRVLTAAELPAREAPVSLAFSPDCRGLAAATGPPEVLLAFWLWDKRRLLATVRLQAPGGGCQVSFSPQDNARICITGNGFFKLFKYSEGTLKQMNLQKGKPQNYLCHAWLSEEEVVCGTDTGKLMLFENGELCWQTNIEYRKPPKKEGSTTTKEYERYSEASCELASEDNGSQQDPVPQISAVAAYSKGFACSCSPGVVLLFEKTEEKEVYKESQEIWVPQDLFTTVPKQSRGQDITCICFSPSEETMVVNTNKNQLYIFTMPSTDLLKEQSSHFAYLHFPLHSASITGLDICIRRPIVATCSLDRSVRIWNYKTNTLELYKEFQEEAHAVSLHPTGLFCLVGFSDKLRFLSLLYEDMHVIKEFAVRRCEECSFSNGGHLFAAANGNVIQIYSSITFENTNNLKGHSGKIRAVKWSADDAKFVSCDTHGAVYEWNLSTGKRETECVLRSCIYSSISLSSDAKIIFAVGSDQTLKEISESSIQHEVPAFDVDYTAVAVSHSKNMVFVGTSLGTIRAMKYPLPLRRDFNEYQAHAGAVTKMSVTNDDQFLLTASEDGSILIWKVYDKEGGVLKREKEVEYAEEVLIMRSDIEEKSQAMLDLQIRVKELQTENDYQLRLKDMNYNEKMKELKDIFTKELGSLKTKHQILQAEKEKQELQHQSQLSELMNKQAKEMQDLESESNQKLLMENEKYQELQVKSQRMQEEYEKQLHNLEESKSRTVEELTVYYEEKLNEKTVLLEEAEEDIRQQLQAHEEIRKQIEEDEDQEILDIKIKYEKRLVEEKESNLQLKGEIGVMNKRLSSLQKELKERNNDIEEMKLEQQKLQDVIKSLEKDIVALKTEIEERANTIQDKEKHINDLKKKNQELEKFKFVLDHRIEQCKKQIESRENDIEKMNEQIHEMEGELERFQKESTHLKLNIAQLQQKLKATDHSMHRERQKKQNMEALIKRFKMDLHNCVGFIQDYKKLKYGIRELYTKYVQQLDMVETEEVDVDLQKEYTRQREYLERNLAALKKKVVKDQEVHQAAYVRIMQMLPFHTKQDGFRKETEEFPFWNRVTDGAHNDNT